From a single Brassica oleracea var. oleracea cultivar TO1000 chromosome C5, BOL, whole genome shotgun sequence genomic region:
- the LOC106293902 gene encoding sulfate transporter 1.3 — MSGSAHPMDGEGELSAADMSSPRQTNTPFVHKVEVPPKQSLFNEFMYTFKETFFHDDPLRHFKDQSLSKKLMLGLQSVFPVSEWGLKYNLKMFRGDFIAGLTIASLCIPQDIGYSKLAGLNPKYGLYSSFVPPLVYAFMGSSRDIAIGPVAVVSLLLGTLLRAEIDPTTSPNEYLRLAFTATFFAGVTQVTLGFFRLGFLIDFLSHAAVVGFMGGAAITIALQQLKGFLGIKKFTKKTSIVAVFQSVFSSAPHGWNWQTILISISFLIFLLVCKFIGKKSKKLFWIPAVAPLLSVIISTFFVYITRADRKGVKIVNHLDKGINPSSLRLIYFSGDYLAKGIRIGVVSGMVALTEAVAIGRSFAAKKDYQIDGNKEMVALGAMNVIGSMTSCYVATGSFSRSAVNFVAGCQTAVSNIIMSMVVLLTLLFLTPLFKYTPNAILAAIIINAVIPLIDVNAAVLIFKIDKLDFVACMGAFLGVIFASVEIGLLISVGISFAKILLQVTRPRTAILGKIPRTSVYRNIHQYPEATMVPGVMIIRVDSAIYFSNSNYVRERIQRWLIDEEEKVKAVSLPNIQFLIIEMSPVTDIDTSGIHALEDLYKSLQKRDIQLVLANPGPLVIDKLHVSNFADMLGYDKIFLTVAEAVNSCCPKQSDEV, encoded by the exons ATGTCGGGTAGTGCTCACCCTATGGACGGTGAAGGAGAGCTTTCGGCGGCGGATATGTCTTCCCCGCGGCAGACAAACACACCGTTTGTCCATAAGGTCGAAGTTCCTCCGAAGCAAAGCCTGTTCAATGAGTTCATGTACACTTTCAAAGAAACTTTCTTCCACGATGATCCTCTTAGGCATTTCAAGGACCAGTCACTGTCCAAGAAGCTCATGCTCGGGCTCCAGTCTGTCTTCCCGGTTTCCGAATGGGGACTAAAGTACAATCTCAAGATGTTTCGTGGAGATTTTATTGCCGGTTTAACCATAGCTAGTCTGTGCATTCCTCAG GATATTGGATATTCAAAGCTCGCAGGTCTCAACCCTAAGTATGGTCTAT ATTCAAGCTTTGTTCCTCCGTTGGTGTACGCGTTTATGGGAAGCTCAAGGGATATAGCGATCGGACCCGTCGCAGTGGTCTCACTCCTTTTAGGCACTCTCCTTCGTGCTGAGATCGACCCGACCACAAGCCCTAACGAATATCTCCGGCTAGCCTTCACTGCCACGTTCTTCGCAGGTGTCACTCAAGTTACACTCGGATTCTTTAG ATTAGGTTTCTTGATTGATTTCTTATCCCATGCCGCGGTGGTTGGGTTCATGGGCGGAGCAGCCATAACCATAGCCCTTCAACAACTCAAAGGGTTCCTTGGAATCAAGAAGTTCACCAAGAAAACAAGTATCGTCGCGGTTTTTCAATCCGTCTTCAGCTCAGCCCCTCACGGA TGGAATTGGCAGACAATACTCATTAGTATATCGTTCTTGATCTTCCTCCTCGTCTGTAAGTTCATT GGCAAGAAGAGCAAGAAACTGTTTTGGATTCCGGCCGTCGCGCCGTTGCTATCAGTTATTATTTCCACCTTCTTTGTTTACATAACCCGAGCCGACAGGAAAGGTGTTAAAATA GTGAACCATCTCGATAAAGGCATAAACCCTTCTTCGTTGCGTCTAATATATTTCTCCGGCGATTACCTAGCTAAAGGCATCCGCATTGGCGTTGTCTCAGGCATGGTCGCCTTAACA GAAGCTGTAGCGATCGGAAGATCATTTGCAGCAAAGAAAGACTACCAAATCGACGGAAATAAAGAGATGGTAGCATTAGGAGCCATGAACGTGATCGGTTCGATGACTTCTTGCTACGTAGCCACCGGTTCGTTCTCAAGATCAGCTGTGAACTTCGTGGCCGGATGTCAAACAGCAGTTTCCAACATCATAATGTCGATGGTCGTCCTCTTAACGCTTCTCTTCCTCACTCCTCTTTTCAAATACACACCCAACGCGATTCTTGCTGCGATCATCATCAACGCCGTGATTCCTTTGATCGACGTAAACGCCGCCGTTTTGATTTTCAAGATTGACAAGCTAGATTTCGTTGCTTGCATGGGAGCTTTCTTAGGTGTCATCTTTGCATCTGTTGAGATTGGTCTTCTCATTTCC GTGGGCATATCTTTTGCTAAGATACTCTTGCAAGTTACAAGACCTAGGACAGCGATTCTAGGAAAGATTCCGAGGACTTCGGTTTACCGGAATATCCATCAGTATCCTGAAGCGACTATGGTTCCCGGAGTGATGATAATTCGTGTTGACTCGGCTATTTACTTCTCTAATTCTAATTACGTTAGAGAAAG GATTCAAAGGTGGTTGATAGATGAAGAAGAGAAAGTGAAAGCTGTTAGCTTACCTAATATCCAGTTTCTGATCATCGAAATGTCAC CTGTCACAGACATCGATACTAGTGGTATTCACGCCTTAGAAGACTTATACAAATCTCTCCAGAAGAGAGACATTCAG TTGGTTCTAGCGAATCCAGGACCGTTGGTAATAGATAAGCTACACGTCTCTAACTTCGCAGACATGTTGGGATACGACAAAATATTTCTGACGGTGGCTGAAGCCGTTAATTCTTGCTGTCCCAAACAATCTGACGAGGTCTGA